From Halarcobacter mediterraneus:
ATTCTTTAGACTTCCCTGACGAAATTAATTTTTTTGGAATAGATGGAACTGAATTTTTAGATGATAAAGATGTTAGTGCTCCTATGAGCTTTTATATTTTATGGAGAGTAACTAATCTTATTGATGGTCGAAGATTTGGACTTCTAATTGATGAATGTTGGAAATGGTTAGAAAATTCTTTAGTTCAAGAAATGGCAAAAGATAAGTTAAAAACAATTAGAAAGAAAAATGGTATTTTAGGTTTTGGAACTCAAAGTGCTAGTGATTTATTAGAACTTGATATTGCTAAAACTATTGTTGAACAATCTGCAACTTCTATTTTCTTTTACAATGATAAAGCAACTTTTGATGATTATGTTAAAGGTTTTAAATGCACAGAAAAAGAGTTTAAAACGATTGAAAATTTTGTAAAAACAGATTATAGATGTTTGATTAAAAGAACAGATGAAAGTGTTGTAACAAGTTTAGACTTAAGTACTATAGGAAAAGAAAATATTTCAATTCTAAGTACAGGAGAAGCAAATGTTGAGTCTATAGAAAAAATATTTGCACAAGAAAATCTTAGTCTTGAAGAAAAAGTTAATCAACTTCGAGAATATTACAAGGCTAGTTAATAAGTCGGATAAGGAAACTTAAAAAATAGTCCTACTTGTAGGATCTACTTTTTAAGGCAAACTTACCGAAAACAACCGTTAGGGCGTTAGTCTTAGAAATTAAATTTATAAAGGAGAAAAAATGAAAAAAATTGGTTTAAGTATATTACTTTCAAGTAGTTTACTTTTTAGTTCGGGTATTCCTGTTGTGGATGCTGTTGCAAATGCTCAATCTTTAGCTCAAAATATACAAGAAATAGCTACTTGGGCAGAAGAAGCTTCAAGATGGATTGAAACTACAACGCATTATGCAGATCAAATACAAGCTTATGAAGATCAGCTTTTAAGTCAAACAGAGATTAGGGATTCAGTACAGTTTATTAAGGATATACGAGACTTTAGTAATTTTGCTAAAAATTATAATGGTAGTTATATGAATCTAACAACTGATGTTTTAAGTGGTAATTCAATAATAGCAATTAAAGCAAGAAGTTTATTCGATAGATACAATATTTTTGATGATTGTGAAGAGAATTATTATACAAGTGTAGAAAAGAATATTTGTAAAAATAAAATGACTAGGAGAGTACAAGAGATAGCAGTATATCAAGAAGCAAATACAAGTTTAGGAAGTATTACAGATGATCTAAATAGTTTAGCTAATAAATTGGCTAATTCAACTGATATCAAAGAATCTCAAGACATTAATAATGCTATTCAAATGAAAATGGCTCAAGTCGAGGTAATAAAAACTCAAATAGAGCTTTTTAATCAACAAAGTAAGAGCTTGGATCAAATAGATATAAAGAATAAAGAACAAGAGTTTAAAAAGAGCTTGAGAAAAGCTGATACTCAAGATTA
This genomic window contains:
- a CDS encoding type IV secretion system protein — protein: MKKIGLSILLSSSLLFSSGIPVVDAVANAQSLAQNIQEIATWAEEASRWIETTTHYADQIQAYEDQLLSQTEIRDSVQFIKDIRDFSNFAKNYNGSYMNLTTDVLSGNSIIAIKARSLFDRYNIFDDCEENYYTSVEKNICKNKMTRRVQEIAVYQEANTSLGSITDDLNSLANKLANSTDIKESQDINNAIQMKMAQVEVIKTQIELFNQQSKSLDQIDIKNKEQEFKKSLRKADTQDYSNAFGN